Within the Acidimicrobiales bacterium genome, the region GAAGGCCTCGCGGAATCGGGGGCACTCGTCGTGGTTTCCCGGGATGGGGAGGAGTCGGTCGGCGATCGGGGCCAGGACCTCGACCAGGGTGGAGTACTGGGCCGCAGTGCCGTCGTCGGTCAGGTCACCGGTTGCCAGCACGACGTCCGGCGCCGGATCCAGGGCCATCAGGTGTTCCACCACCCGTCGAAGGGTCTCGGTGGTGTCGACCAGCCGGGCGAGATGATCTCCGTGGTCGCGGATGTGGCAGTCCGAGATCTGCGCGATCAGCACGCTCAGACTCTAGGGGACCGACTCGGAGCCGGGATCCTTGACGGAGCGGGTGAAGGGAATCGAACCCTCATCATCAGCTTGGAAGGCTGAGGTTCTAGCCGTTGAACTACACCCGCGTGCCCGGCGTAACGGACGCCATGAACCTACCGTCGGACTGTCGGGGACGACTCGACACACGGTGGCTACGCTGCCGCGCATGACAATCACAGTGCCGGAGGGCGCACACCTCATCGGCGGCGACTGGAGCACCGACGCCCCGGGTGGCAGGGCTGTCAGCGAGAACCCGGCCCGTCCGGACGAACCGGTCGGGGAGTACCCGCTGGGCGATGCCGGGACGGCGTCCGATGCGGTCGGCGCGGCGGTCGACGCCCAGGCGTCGTGGCGCGCCATCGGCTTCGGCGGTCGGGCCCGGACCATGGAGCGGGTCGCCGTCCTGTTCGACGAAAGGGCCGACGACCTGGCCCTGCTGTGCACCATGGAGGAGGGCAAGACCCTCGCCGAGTCGCGTGGCGAGGCGGTGCTGGCGGCCGAGACCTTCCGTTACCAGGCCGGGCTGGCCAAGACTTCCACCGAGCGAATCTTCCCGACGAATAACCCGGGCGAGACCATCCGGACCGTCCGGGCCCCGCTCGGGGTGGTCGGGGTCGTGACCCCGTGGAACTTTCCGATCCTCATCCCGGTCTGGAAGATCGCTCCGGCCCTGGCCGCCGGAAACACCGTGGTGTGGAAGCCGGCCAGCAACACGCCGCTGCTGTCGGTGGCCATCGCCCGCCTGCTGGCCGACGCCGGCATCCCGGCCGGCGTGCTGAACCTGGTCCTCGGCCCCGGTTCGATGGGCGGAGCCGTCGTGGCCGACGAGCGGGTCGACGGGGTCACGTTCACCGGTTCGGTGGGCGTAGGCCATCGCATCCGCGACGTGGTCACGGCCCGCAACGGCCGCGTACAGCTCGAGCTGGGCGGCCACAACCCCTGCATCGTCTTCGGTGATGCGGACCTGGACATGGCGGTGGCCGCGGCGGTCGGCGGTGCCATGGGCGCCACCGGCCAGAAGTGCACGGCCACCCGTCGGATCATCGCCGTGGGCGACGTCCACGACGAGCTTGTCGACCGGCTGGTGGCCGGGGTCCGTGATCTGGTGGTGGGCGACGGCCAGGACACAGGGGTGGGCATCGGCCCGCTGGTGTCGTCCGACGCCCGGGCCGAGGTGGCTGAGGCCGTCGAGCAGGCCAAGGCCGAGGGGGCGGAGACGGTGGCCGTCAATGCCGGCACGCCCGACGGTCCCTGCTACTACCCGCCGACCTTGTTCGTGGGCGGTACCGACCTCACCATCACCCGCGAGGAGGTCTTCGGCCCGGTCAGCACGGTGCTGCGGGTCGAATCCGAGGACGAGGCCTTCGCTCTGGCTAACGACACCGAGTTCGGCCTGTCGGCCTCGGTCTTCACCAACGACATGTGGAAGATCGACCGGGCCGTCCACGAACTGCAGGCCGGCCTGATCAAGGTCAACGGCCCTACCACGGGATCGGAGATCCACGCTCCGTTCGGCGGCGAGAAGAACTCGTCGGGCCACGCGGCCCGCGAGCAGGGCGACACCGCCCAGGAGTTCTTCACCCGCACCCGGACCGCCTACATCAAGCCCGGCGTCCCCCGCTGAGCGGGCACCGTGGTCGACATCCGCGTGTCGCACGAGGCGTCCACTGACACCATCACGATGTCCACCGAAGAGGTCATTCCCCAGTTCGCCGATGCCGCCGAGGAGGCCGCCTGATGCCGCTCGAGATCCGGAAGTTGGTCACCCACACCGAGGAGATCCACATCGAGGGTGGCAGGACCGCCGAGCCGCCGCTGCTCCTGCACGGCGTGGTGGCCGTGATCGCCAATCCATGGACCGGTCAGGGCTTCGTGGAGGACCTGCGACCCACCATCCTCGACGTCGCTCCGAGGCTGGCCGACGTGATGGTTCCCCGTCTGGTCGAGATGGCCGGCGGCGGCGATTCCGTGGAGGCCTACGGCAAGGCGGCGATGGTCGGGACGTCAGGGGAGGTCGAGCACGGTTCGGCGCTGATCCACACGCTGCGCTTCGGCAACGTGTTCCGCGACGCCGTGGGCGGCACCTCCTACCTGTCGTTCACCAACACACGTGGTGGTCCCGGCTCGACGCTGTCCATCCCGATGATGCACAAGGTCGACCCCGGCTGGCGTTCCCACTACCTGACGCTCGAGGTCGCCGTCGCCGACGCGCCGGGTCCCGACGAGGTCGTCGTGGCCATCGGGGCCTCGGTCGGCGGCCGACCCCACCACCGCATTGGCAACCGCTACTCCGACATGGAGGAGATGGGGCTGACCGAGGAGTGAGCGTCGAGTCCTTCGTCCGCGTCGACGGCGTCGAGACCGGCGCCCGTCCGCCGCTCGTCCTGATCCACGGAGTGGGCCTCGACCACGCCATGTGGGACCCGGTGGTAGAGGCGCTGGCCACCGACCGCCGGGTCGTCAGGTACGACCTCCTGGGACACGGACGTTCGCCCGACCCGGCCGGGAGTCGGTCGATGGACGACTTCGTGGAGCAGTGCCTGGCAGTCATGGACGACCACGTGGACCGGATCCCCGATCTGGCCGGGCTATCCCTGGGCGGTCTGATCGCCCTAGGGCTGGCCGCCCGCCACCCCGGCCGCCTGGGTCGCCTGGCCCTCCTGAACACGGTCTTCGACCGGACGCCCGACCAGGTCCGGGTCGTCAGGGCCCGCCTGGCGCGGACCGAGGCCGAGGGGATGGCGCTGGTGGCCGACCTGGCCATCGAGAGGTGGTTCGCCTCCGACTGGCAGGCTGCTCACCCCGAGCGGGTCGGAGCGGTGCGCCGCTGCATGCTCGCCAACGACGTGGCCGCCTACCTGAAGGCCTACCGGGTCTTCGTGGACGGCGACCCGACCATGCCGGCCGCTGCGGCCGACGTCACCGCCCGGGCGCTCGTCATGACCGGTGAGCTGGATCCCGGCTCCACGCCGGCCATGAGCGAAGCACTGGCCTCCGCAGTCGCCGACGGCGTCGCGCGGATCCTGCCCGGCCTCCGCCATCTGCCCCCTCTCGAGGCGCCCGAAGCGTTCGTGGCCGCCCTCCTCGACTTCCTCGACCACCGTGACCAGGAGACCCCGTGAACGACTACCAGCTCTACATCGACGGAGATTTCTGCGAGGCCTCCGACGGAGGTCGATTCGACTCCACGAACCCTGCAACCGGCGAGGTCTGGGCCTCGGCGCCGGCGGCCACGGAGGCCGACGTCGACCGGGCGGTCCGGGCGGCGCACAGGGCCATGACCTCCGGTGAGTGGGCGTCGATGACGGCCACGGCACGGGGACGCCTGCTGTACCGGTTGGCCGACCTGGTGGCCGAGAACGCCCACAGACTCGGGGAGGTGGAGACCACCGACAGCGGCAAGCTGGCGGCCGAGACACGGGCCCAGTCGGCCTATGTGGCCGACTACTACCGCTATTACGCGGGGTTGGCCGACAAGATCCAGGGCGACACCCTGCCCATCGACAAGCCGGACCTGCACGTGTTCACGACACGGGATCCGATCGGCGTTGTGGCGGCGATCGTGCCGTGGAACGCGGAGTTGTTCCTGACCGCCACCAAGGTCGGACCTGCCCTGGCCGCCGGCAACGCCGTCGTCATCAAGGCCTCGGAGATCGCCCCGGCGCCCCTGCTGGAGTTCGCCCGGGTGCTCGATGAGGTGGGTTTCCCCCCGGGTGTCGTCAACCTGCTCAGCGGGTTCGGCGAACCCTGCGGCAGGGCGCTGACCAGCCACCCGATGGTCGGCAAGGTGGCATTCACTGGTGGCGTGGATACGGCCCGTCACATCGTGGCCAACACCGCCGCCAACCTGGCACCGGTCTCGCTCGAGCTGGGTGGCAAGTCACCGATCCTGATCTTCGACGACGCCGACCTGGATGGTGCCGTGAACGGGGCGGTGGCTGGGAACTTCGGCGCATCCGGCCAGAGCTGCGTAGCTGGCAGCAGGGTCTTCGTGCAGTCGGGGATCCACGACGAGTTCATCGCCGAGCTGGTCCGGAGGGCCGAGGCCATCCGGATCGGCGATCCGCTGGACGACGATTCCCAGATGGGCCCCCTGGCCACCCGTGCACAACGGGACCGCATCGAGGCCGTCGTCGCCGAATCCACCGGACAGGGGGCCATCCTCCACACCGGAGGAGCCCGACCCGAGGCCCTCGACGCCGGCTGGTACTACCTACCCACCGTGCTGGGATGCCCAGACCAGGACATCCGGAGTACGCGGGTGGAGCTCTTCGGGCCGGTCATGTCGGTGCTCTCCTTCGACACGGAGGCCGACGCCGTTGCCATGGCCAACGACACGGAGTTCGGCCTGGCGGCCGGGATCTTCACCGCCGATGTGTCCCGGGTCCATCGGGTGGCCGGAGCCATCAGGGCGGGGATCGTCTGGGTCAACACGTACAGGGCCATCTCGCCCATCGCCCCGTTCGGCGGATTCGGGAACTCGGGATCGGGACGCGAGGCCGGTGTCGACGCCATCAGGGAGTTCACGAGGACCAAGACCGTCTGGATCAACACCTCGGCGGAGCCGATGTCCAACCCGTTCACGATCCGTTGACCGGCGGGAGCCGAACCGCGGGGACATAGCCTCCCCGGCGTGGGAATGCACGAGTTCGACGAGTCGACCGACGACCTGGCTTGGGCCATCTTCCGCTATGCCCTTGACCGGGTGAGGACGGACCCGCCCCTGGACGGTCCCCGATCCCACCAGGAACTCTGGGAGGCGGTCGGGCAGACCATCACCGAGGAGGGCCTCGGGGGAGAGTCGGTGCTAGCAGCCTTCGCCGACCACTTGGCGCCGGCCTGCCTGTCGACCGACCATCGTCGGTTCCTGTCCTTCGTTCCGGGCGCTCCCACGAATGCCTCGGTCCTGTTCGACCTGGTGGTCGGGGCGTCTTCGATGTGCGCCACCTCCTGGTTGGAGGCGGCAGGCACGGTGTACGCCGAGAACCAGGTCCTCCGCTGGGTCGCCGACCTGGTGGGTCTCCCGGAGGGCGCCGGAGGCTGCTTCGCCTCCGGTGGCACCATGGGAAACCTGTCGGCGCTCATAGCGGGTCGTGACCAGGCGATGCGTCGTCGCGAGGCGGACGGTTCGGGTCGACCGGCCAGGTGGTCGGTCGTGGCCTCGGATGGCGCCCACTCCTCGATCGACTCAGCGGCGAGGGTCATGGACGTGGACGTCCTGCTGGCCACCACCGGCGACGACCGTCGCCTCCGGGGGGACGCGGTGCGCGCCGCCATCGCGGCACGGCCGGAGGGCACCGAGGTCTTTGCCGTGGTCGCCACGGCCGGCACCACCAACCTGGGCGTGGTGGATGCGCTCGACGAGGTGGCCGAGGCTGCAGCGGAGCATGGGGCCTGGTTCCACGTGGACGGGGCCTATGGGGGTGCGGCGCTGGCCGCCGAGTCGGCGCGCCCCCATTTCGCTGGGATCGACCGATGCGACTCCGTGGTGATCGACCCCCACAAGTGGCTCTTCGCCCCCTTCGACTGCTGCGCACTGCTCTACCGCCAGCCCGAGGTGGCCCGGCTGGCCCACACACAGCACGCCAGCTACCTGGATCCGATCAACTCGGGCTCGGAGTGGAATCCCAGCGACTACGGGCACTTCCTGTCCCGTCGGGCCCGCGGCCTGCCGTTCTGGTTCTCGCTGGCCGTCCACGGCACGCGGGCCTACGCAGAGTCCGTGGAGGTGACCCTCGAGGTGGCACGGGCCGGAGCGGCGATGGTTGATGCCGCCCCCCACCTGGAGCTCGTCATGCCCCCCACGCTCTCCGTGCTCGCATTCAGGAGGATCGGATGGGACCAGGCCGACTACGACACCTGGTCATCCCAGCTGATGGACGAGGGAGTCGGGCTGGTCCTCCCCACACAGGTCGATGGGAGCCCTGCACTGCGGTTTTGCATTGTGAACCCGAGGACCACGGCCGACGACCTCGGGATGATCCTGGACCGCCTGGCCTGACCGACCCGGGGCCATTTCGCCGGGTGGCCGTCAGGGGGCCGCCGGTACACTCCGGAGACTGTGGAGACCACCCTTGAACGACTGGACGGCGACCTGGTCAGGCTGACCGTCGCCATCGCCGAGACCGAGTTCGACGTCGCTGTGGAGGCGGCCTTCCGGCGGATCGCCAAGGAGGTCCGCCTCCCCGGATTCCGACCCGGAAAGGCCCCCCGCAAGCTCCTGGAGGCCCGCATCGGCGTGGCCGCCGGACGCCAGGAGGCGATCCAGCAGGCGCTTCCCGACTACTACGGTCGTGCGCTGGTCGACCACGACGTAGACGCCATCGACTCGCCTGAGATCGAGATCACTGGTGGGCACGAGGAGGGCGATCTCACCTTCGATGCTGTGGTCTCTATCCGGCCGCGGGCGACCATCGCCGGGCACGGCTCGTTGCGCATCGAGATCCCGTCGCCGGAGGCCGCTGACGCTGACGTGGAGCAGCAGTTGGAGGCGCTGCGCAGGCAGCACTCGACGCTGGAGGCGGTGGACCGACCGGCCGAGGACGGCGACCAGGTCACCATCGACATCGACGGCACCTTCGAGGGCGAGGCCGTCGAGGGCCTGACCACCACCGACTACCTCTACGAGGTTGGCGGAGGCGCCGTGGTTCCCGAGATCGACGAGAACCTGCGGGGGGCATCGGCCGGAGACGTCCTGGAGTTCGATGCCGACCACCCCGAGGAGGAGGGCACCATCTCCTTCCGGATTGAGGTCTCCGAGGTGCAGGCCCGGGTGCTTCCCCAGTCCGATGACGCGTTCGCGGCGGTGGCGTCGGAGTTCGACACCATTGACGAGCTCTCGGCCGATATCCGGGAGCAGATCTCGGGCATGCGGCGCGGACAGGCCCCGATGCTGGCACGCGACCGGGTCGCACAGGCCGTCGCTGACCTGGTTGACATGCAGGTCCCGCCGTCCCTGGTCGAGGCCGAGGTCGACGACCGCATCAACGAGATGGCCATGCGGATGCGCTCCCAGGGCATCGACTTCGCCGTCTACCTCGAGGCCATGGGCCGCGACATGGAAT harbors:
- a CDS encoding aldehyde dehydrogenase family protein — protein: MTITVPEGAHLIGGDWSTDAPGGRAVSENPARPDEPVGEYPLGDAGTASDAVGAAVDAQASWRAIGFGGRARTMERVAVLFDERADDLALLCTMEEGKTLAESRGEAVLAAETFRYQAGLAKTSTERIFPTNNPGETIRTVRAPLGVVGVVTPWNFPILIPVWKIAPALAAGNTVVWKPASNTPLLSVAIARLLADAGIPAGVLNLVLGPGSMGGAVVADERVDGVTFTGSVGVGHRIRDVVTARNGRVQLELGGHNPCIVFGDADLDMAVAAAVGGAMGATGQKCTATRRIIAVGDVHDELVDRLVAGVRDLVVGDGQDTGVGIGPLVSSDARAEVAEAVEQAKAEGAETVAVNAGTPDGPCYYPPTLFVGGTDLTITREEVFGPVSTVLRVESEDEAFALANDTEFGLSASVFTNDMWKIDRAVHELQAGLIKVNGPTTGSEIHAPFGGEKNSSGHAAREQGDTAQEFFTRTRTAYIKPGVPR
- a CDS encoding amino acid synthesis family protein yields the protein MPLEIRKLVTHTEEIHIEGGRTAEPPLLLHGVVAVIANPWTGQGFVEDLRPTILDVAPRLADVMVPRLVEMAGGGDSVEAYGKAAMVGTSGEVEHGSALIHTLRFGNVFRDAVGGTSYLSFTNTRGGPGSTLSIPMMHKVDPGWRSHYLTLEVAVADAPGPDEVVVAIGASVGGRPHHRIGNRYSDMEEMGLTEE
- a CDS encoding alpha/beta fold hydrolase, with translation MSVESFVRVDGVETGARPPLVLIHGVGLDHAMWDPVVEALATDRRVVRYDLLGHGRSPDPAGSRSMDDFVEQCLAVMDDHVDRIPDLAGLSLGGLIALGLAARHPGRLGRLALLNTVFDRTPDQVRVVRARLARTEAEGMALVADLAIERWFASDWQAAHPERVGAVRRCMLANDVAAYLKAYRVFVDGDPTMPAAAADVTARALVMTGELDPGSTPAMSEALASAVADGVARILPGLRHLPPLEAPEAFVAALLDFLDHRDQETP
- a CDS encoding aldehyde dehydrogenase; this encodes MNDYQLYIDGDFCEASDGGRFDSTNPATGEVWASAPAATEADVDRAVRAAHRAMTSGEWASMTATARGRLLYRLADLVAENAHRLGEVETTDSGKLAAETRAQSAYVADYYRYYAGLADKIQGDTLPIDKPDLHVFTTRDPIGVVAAIVPWNAELFLTATKVGPALAAGNAVVIKASEIAPAPLLEFARVLDEVGFPPGVVNLLSGFGEPCGRALTSHPMVGKVAFTGGVDTARHIVANTAANLAPVSLELGGKSPILIFDDADLDGAVNGAVAGNFGASGQSCVAGSRVFVQSGIHDEFIAELVRRAEAIRIGDPLDDDSQMGPLATRAQRDRIEAVVAESTGQGAILHTGGARPEALDAGWYYLPTVLGCPDQDIRSTRVELFGPVMSVLSFDTEADAVAMANDTEFGLAAGIFTADVSRVHRVAGAIRAGIVWVNTYRAISPIAPFGGFGNSGSGREAGVDAIREFTRTKTVWINTSAEPMSNPFTIR
- a CDS encoding pyridoxal-dependent decarboxylase — its product is MHEFDESTDDLAWAIFRYALDRVRTDPPLDGPRSHQELWEAVGQTITEEGLGGESVLAAFADHLAPACLSTDHRRFLSFVPGAPTNASVLFDLVVGASSMCATSWLEAAGTVYAENQVLRWVADLVGLPEGAGGCFASGGTMGNLSALIAGRDQAMRRREADGSGRPARWSVVASDGAHSSIDSAARVMDVDVLLATTGDDRRLRGDAVRAAIAARPEGTEVFAVVATAGTTNLGVVDALDEVAEAAAEHGAWFHVDGAYGGAALAAESARPHFAGIDRCDSVVIDPHKWLFAPFDCCALLYRQPEVARLAHTQHASYLDPINSGSEWNPSDYGHFLSRRARGLPFWFSLAVHGTRAYAESVEVTLEVARAGAAMVDAAPHLELVMPPTLSVLAFRRIGWDQADYDTWSSQLMDEGVGLVLPTQVDGSPALRFCIVNPRTTADDLGMILDRLA
- the tig gene encoding trigger factor, with protein sequence METTLERLDGDLVRLTVAIAETEFDVAVEAAFRRIAKEVRLPGFRPGKAPRKLLEARIGVAAGRQEAIQQALPDYYGRALVDHDVDAIDSPEIEITGGHEEGDLTFDAVVSIRPRATIAGHGSLRIEIPSPEAADADVEQQLEALRRQHSTLEAVDRPAEDGDQVTIDIDGTFEGEAVEGLTTTDYLYEVGGGAVVPEIDENLRGASAGDVLEFDADHPEEEGTISFRIEVSEVQARVLPQSDDAFAAVASEFDTIDELSADIREQISGMRRGQAPMLARDRVAQAVADLVDMQVPPSLVEAEVDDRINEMAMRMRSQGIDFAVYLEAMGRDMESLRDELREGAEVAARVDLGLRAVADAEGLDDVGEPLEEYLGMLASQTGGDVDGLREALARSGRMLEVRADLRKQAALDWVFERAEVVDEDGAPVDRALLEPPEPEIVLPVDEEAIPNADDRVGETDGSAAESVDDDEE